ACTTTTACGCACACTTTGAAAAACACCCCCAAAACCACACGCTTTGCACTTGTACTTCGGGTTTCCAGAACTATTCGAACCATTTTTCACGATATGTTCCGAACCACATTTATGACAACATTTTTTTCAATTACCATGACCAGTCTTTTTTTGAACAAAATTAAGCAAAACACCCACTAAATTACATTAATCAAAGGGGATAGTCCGGAAAGTGGAGTCGCGGGGGGGTGGAGTGCTGATCATTGATGACACTGTGCAAGAAAAACTATACATGGTTGAAAACAACCTAATCTGTTGACACCCTAACTACTGCTAAGACGTATAGTGAAGGCATTAACCTATTGAAATCCATATCATGAGAAAGGCGTTTCTATCCCACTTCCTTTAAATTGGTTCACAAGACTCTCTGTTACTGTGACCACCTCAAGACCGGAAAGAACGGCGATCCAGAGAGGTGAGCCAAAATAAACAGATGCGGGACATGATAGATACTTGCGGACAAAACTAGGTGAAGTTTACTAGGGTACTGGCCGACATCTGGTTTGCTTCCACTGAGTAGCATGGAACACATCAAAAAAGTCCAGCAAAAAGATTTCATTATTGGCGCTAAAAAGCACGACTGGTAGCCATGAGCGAGGCTAACTGGAAGAAAAACCATTATACGCCGCTCTACCAAGTGGGATGAAGGAACTGAATTTCTTCATCTGACTATTCCCACAAGTCTTTAAAGCAAGAAAGGTGGTAAATTTGGTATCCGGCTTGTAGCATGCTGGACGCTGAGTGGGACGAAATCACCACGATTTACTAGAAACGGTGGAAAGTAGAGGTCTTCCAAAATCGTTTAAGTGCAATGCTGCTTTTGCCAGATTACCTTCACACACTGCAAGGACTCAGAGGTCTAACCACCTCTTTGCACCCATTGTAGCCGTATTAAAGATGGAGGGTTTAAATATCAGGACAAAACTAACCATTTCACCCAATGAAGTGTCGCCACGATCAATACACTATTCGCGTACCAATGCAAGGCATGAGTTAGATGCCAATTTTGCACTTAGTCATTCAATCCCCCCTTCCAGACATTATGACGCAGTTGCCAGTCCTTTTGGAGGTTTTTACCCCATATATGTGGAGATCGAAACTCATCCGCTAGTTTATTTCTGAAATACTCTGGGTTAATGCCTAAATATTCCATAATTTCATCAAAGTAACGATCAGGAAACTCTCCATCAAACTTTTTAACAAGAGCAACACCTTCTTCACGCGTAAGGTGTCCATTTCTTATTTCTTGAGACGCATCATAAGTAGCCCTTCCGATACCAAATTTTATAAAAGTAGTATAGTAATGAAGATCGTCAATTTTATCGTCAATGCTGTTGTATTTACTATACGTACCTTGCGTTCGGAATGGACGTGCCTTAAACTCCGTATTTTCTACTGCATAATAATATACTTCTTGAGGTGTCCATTTTAAGTAGTAGCCTAAGTAATGTACTTCAATTTGTGACTTTTGTATTTCTTCAACAGGAGCAGGTAAAAATGACAAAATATCATTTAGGGAAATATTGTATTTTTCACGTAACTCTTTAACCGATACTCCACCAAGATATATTTCGTCAAGGTGTTGATATCCAAAATAAGATTTGTCTCTAAGCGATGTTGCATTATCAGCAATTGGATTGCCATATTCAGCCTCATTCTCTCCATAAAATACCAATGGTATATTATATTTCATGGCAAGTTTAGGGCCTAAATTTTTTTGTCCAAGTATAAATGTCTGAAATGGGTGAAAAAGATTTTCAATAGAAAACTTTGTTAAGAGCTTCATTACTTTTCCATTAGGTGTAAAAGTAATATTATCAAAACCACTGTTAATCCAATTTTTCCAATTTTTATAACCATATTCAGTATAAAGAATTGGGGGCCAAGTAACCGTAAGAGGGTTCATGCCGTACTTGTACTTTAGAATGTGCGCTTGGTAGGCACTATCCTTTCCACCACTACCAGGTACTAAGCAATCATAATATCCATCGTTTCTACGGTACTTATCAAGAAGCTGTAGCAGTTCATCTTCTCTTTTTCTCCAATCTATAGATTCTTTTTGCTCAGCAGTTCGGCAAGCATCACAAACTTCATACTGATCAAAATTTAGCGTTACTTTTTTACTATTAATGGTGTGTCTAAATTCAGCAGTCGAAGCCGGGCGTTGATTAGACATTACACATTTTTTACAAAATTTTACCTCACGAGGCAAACCATATTTAACTTCTAACATATGTTTTAGCTTAGTTAGTTATGAATTTTTTAGCCAATTTTTATAAATTTCGATACCGTGCAACCCACTTTTTTCTGGATGGAATTGACAAGCGAAAATATTATTTTTCAGTACTGAAGAACAATATTTATTCCCTCCATAACTTGTTGTTGACAAGATGGTATCGTTAGAATCTGGTTGAACATAGAATGAATGAACAAAATACATGTAATCACCAGGATTACAAACTGAAAGAGGGGAATTTTCCCATGAATTTTGCAATGGATGAATAGTATTCCATGCAATCTGTGGAACCTTCAAGGTAGCTCCTTGCACATCAATTGAAGAGAATTTTTTTACGACACCATTAATGATATCCAACCCCTTATGACATCCAAACTCTTCACTCTCCGAAAAGAGCAATTGCAAGC
The nucleotide sequence above comes from Rhodothermia bacterium. Encoded proteins:
- a CDS encoding N-acetyl sugar amidotransferase, producing the protein MLEVKYGLPREVKFCKKCVMSNQRPASTAEFRHTINSKKVTLNFDQYEVCDACRTAEQKESIDWRKREDELLQLLDKYRRNDGYYDCLVPGSGGKDSAYQAHILKYKYGMNPLTVTWPPILYTEYGYKNWKNWINSGFDNITFTPNGKVMKLLTKFSIENLFHPFQTFILGQKNLGPKLAMKYNIPLVFYGENEAEYGNPIADNATSLRDKSYFGYQHLDEIYLGGVSVKELREKYNISLNDILSFLPAPVEEIQKSQIEVHYLGYYLKWTPQEVYYYAVENTEFKARPFRTQGTYSKYNSIDDKIDDLHYYTTFIKFGIGRATYDASQEIRNGHLTREEGVALVKKFDGEFPDRYFDEIMEYLGINPEYFRNKLADEFRSPHIWGKNLQKDWQLRHNVWKGGLND
- the hisH gene encoding imidazole glycerol phosphate synthase subunit HisH, whose protein sequence is MKIAIVDYQLGNLFSVQQACLYLGYDAFISSDATAISSADAMILPGVGAFADAMYNMRKLDLIEPVKDFIATTKPFMGICLGLQLLFSESEEFGCHKGLDIINGVVKKFSSIDVQGATLKVPQIAWNTIHPLQNSWENSPLSVCNPGDYMYFVHSFYVQPDSNDTILSTTSYGGNKYCSSVLKNNIFACQFHPEKSGLHGIEIYKNWLKNS